Proteins encoded together in one Kutzneria kofuensis window:
- the qatC gene encoding Qat anti-phage system QueC-like protein QatC, with protein sequence MTTYLVRTDLTTSVTEPDDVRLLDWAPARTAATIQTGDTGPEFFAGWRPPRPAADLLLLGAAVYCADKTTRRRATLDSWTRELNLRLPVEDDAAWQSAGFDAALRFLTGDHWQISPYKFDRHPLAHVAGVPTADRSIGLDVDGVCLFSGGLDSLCGVIDLLEEDPHRRLCLLSHHEGGQASTAQQLLLDELNEQYGAERIISRRLYLRPAPANSHQARALPKPRENTTRSRSLLFLTAALAIAAAEGTETPVYVPENGFIGINVPLTRSRVGSASTRTTHPHFMNELGAAATAIGVPNPILNPYRLRTKGEILAESRNTELLRRLAPLSVSCSHPETARYVGRKQGNCGYCFPCLIRRASLAHVGWDHDEYAYDVFDEHDITILLNRRSRRGADLRAVIAGAFADRPDRDVLRNGPLPQGERAAFTGVWRRGLAELRTWLANGARGALTELMEPRS encoded by the coding sequence GTGACCACCTACCTGGTGCGCACCGATCTCACCACCTCGGTGACCGAACCCGACGACGTCCGCCTCCTCGACTGGGCCCCAGCGCGGACCGCGGCCACCATCCAAACCGGCGACACCGGCCCCGAGTTCTTCGCCGGCTGGCGACCGCCCCGCCCAGCTGCCGACCTGCTCTTGCTCGGAGCAGCCGTGTACTGCGCCGACAAGACCACCCGGCGACGCGCCACACTGGACTCCTGGACGAGGGAGCTCAACCTCCGGCTTCCCGTCGAAGACGATGCCGCCTGGCAAAGTGCCGGCTTTGACGCGGCCCTGCGGTTCCTGACCGGCGACCACTGGCAGATCAGCCCCTACAAGTTCGATCGCCACCCGCTCGCTCATGTGGCCGGCGTTCCCACTGCTGACCGGTCGATCGGGCTCGACGTGGACGGGGTGTGCCTGTTCTCCGGCGGCCTCGACTCGCTGTGCGGCGTCATCGATCTTCTCGAAGAAGATCCCCATCGGCGGCTGTGCCTGCTGTCCCACCATGAAGGCGGACAGGCATCCACCGCACAACAACTCCTCCTCGACGAACTCAACGAGCAGTACGGCGCCGAGCGCATCATTTCCCGGCGTCTCTACCTGCGCCCTGCTCCCGCGAATAGCCATCAGGCACGCGCGCTGCCCAAGCCACGCGAGAACACCACTCGATCTCGGTCACTCCTCTTCCTGACCGCCGCTCTGGCCATCGCCGCGGCCGAAGGAACCGAGACGCCGGTGTACGTGCCGGAGAACGGCTTCATCGGCATCAACGTGCCCCTCACCCGATCCCGCGTCGGCAGTGCGAGCACCCGCACCACCCACCCACACTTCATGAATGAGCTCGGCGCCGCCGCCACCGCGATCGGCGTGCCGAACCCGATACTCAACCCGTACCGGCTGCGCACCAAGGGCGAGATCCTCGCCGAATCCCGGAACACCGAACTGCTGCGCCGGCTGGCGCCGCTCAGCGTCTCCTGCTCGCACCCCGAAACTGCGCGGTATGTCGGCCGCAAGCAAGGCAACTGTGGATACTGCTTTCCCTGTCTGATCCGCCGCGCCTCCCTGGCACACGTCGGATGGGACCATGACGAGTACGCCTACGACGTGTTCGACGAGCACGACATCACGATCCTCCTCAACCGCCGCAGCCGCCGCGGAGCAGACCTGCGGGCCGTGATAGCCGGTGCGTTTGCGGATCGACCAGATCGCGACGTCCTACGAAACGGCCCGCTCCCACAAGGCGAACGCGCAGCGTTCACCGGAGTCTGGCGACGCGGACTCGCCGAGCTTCGCACCTGGCTTGCCAACGGGGCCCGCGGGGCCTTGACCGAACTGATGGAACCGCGATCGTGA
- a CDS encoding KAP family P-loop NTPase fold protein, giving the protein MWADNETEVDLLGFDFLVDTLFVALTEPRLLPLTVGLLGDWGSGKSSLMRITRQELLKIRDGEESLSRYVCVEFSPWQYEDYDDVKVALMTTVLDAVGQRVAPDEQEQVSRLRRFAQSLGRWGRRGGRVAVAGAQTAAPFVIQAMDPSIDPQVLDVTKAAVNAAASEANKLLEDPKTKQVASGNDTAEAIADAGRFRAEFAKVVKTLDDVDAVVVFIDDLDRCLPETVVDTFEAIRLFLNTPKTAYVLAANQAVVESAIDSRYPQLRRPDGAGIGADYLEKMLQLKVAIPPLSAPEADTYVNLLLAELRLDNEQFAKVLGETRHRREAGNLQVAFNVGVAGEILGDVPADLVRDLNWAASIAEVLGGGLRGNPRQLKRFLNNLMLKHRSAQRRKISLDLPVLAKLMVLEEQHFSDFQRLFDWQLTSPGPIPELSAAESLARAGSATSEPDDEGDTPQPDEGETADRSSGARRSPAAKRGRRAAQQPPIAEEVRAWAEKSHVRAWLGLEPPLGELDLGPYFTYSRDKLAFGVAVTRLLPHLQELLTRVQAEVAGVRRLACDEIAKLPDDERVQLVEALVEVLTRRPGGPAFVAALELAERAPDTLSAICDALMRIPPAAVPRAQAVNAVRRLPANNPTVSALLDQWENSDAPGLKTMISTAREAQRLSGRR; this is encoded by the coding sequence ATGTGGGCGGACAACGAAACCGAGGTCGACCTTCTCGGCTTCGACTTCCTGGTGGACACCCTGTTCGTGGCGCTCACCGAGCCGCGGCTGCTCCCGCTGACGGTGGGCCTCCTGGGGGACTGGGGCTCTGGGAAGAGCAGCCTGATGCGGATCACCCGGCAGGAGCTCCTGAAGATCCGTGACGGCGAGGAGTCGCTGTCACGCTACGTGTGCGTCGAGTTCAGCCCATGGCAGTACGAGGACTACGACGACGTCAAGGTTGCGCTGATGACGACCGTGCTCGACGCGGTCGGCCAGCGAGTCGCCCCCGACGAGCAGGAACAGGTGTCCAGGCTCCGCCGGTTCGCCCAGAGCCTCGGCCGGTGGGGACGCAGGGGCGGACGGGTCGCGGTAGCCGGCGCCCAGACCGCGGCTCCCTTCGTGATCCAAGCGATGGATCCGAGCATTGATCCGCAGGTTCTGGACGTGACGAAGGCCGCGGTGAACGCCGCCGCGAGCGAGGCCAACAAGCTGCTGGAGGATCCCAAGACCAAGCAGGTCGCGTCGGGTAACGACACGGCCGAGGCGATCGCGGACGCGGGGCGGTTCCGGGCGGAGTTCGCGAAAGTCGTCAAGACGTTGGACGACGTGGATGCCGTCGTGGTGTTTATCGACGACCTTGACCGGTGCTTGCCCGAGACCGTGGTGGACACTTTCGAGGCGATTCGGTTGTTCCTCAACACGCCCAAGACGGCCTACGTCCTGGCGGCCAACCAGGCGGTTGTTGAGTCCGCGATCGATTCGCGGTACCCGCAGTTGCGGCGACCCGACGGCGCTGGGATCGGTGCCGATTATCTGGAGAAGATGCTGCAGCTCAAGGTGGCCATCCCGCCGCTGTCCGCTCCGGAGGCCGACACGTACGTCAACTTGCTGCTGGCGGAGCTGCGCCTCGACAACGAACAGTTCGCCAAGGTCCTGGGCGAGACTCGGCACCGCCGCGAAGCCGGCAACCTGCAGGTAGCGTTCAATGTCGGCGTGGCCGGGGAGATCCTCGGCGACGTGCCGGCCGACCTGGTGCGCGACCTGAACTGGGCGGCGAGTATCGCAGAAGTGCTCGGGGGCGGACTGCGCGGGAATCCGAGGCAACTCAAGCGGTTCCTCAACAACCTGATGCTCAAGCACCGCAGCGCCCAGCGCCGGAAGATCTCCCTCGACTTGCCGGTGCTAGCCAAGCTCATGGTCCTGGAGGAACAACACTTCAGCGACTTCCAGCGGCTATTCGACTGGCAACTCACCTCGCCCGGCCCGATCCCGGAGCTCTCGGCTGCAGAGTCCCTCGCGCGGGCCGGATCAGCCACCTCTGAGCCGGACGACGAAGGGGACACGCCCCAGCCTGACGAGGGCGAGACCGCCGACAGGTCTTCGGGCGCCCGCCGATCACCCGCTGCCAAGCGGGGGCGGCGGGCGGCCCAACAGCCGCCGATCGCCGAAGAGGTGCGGGCATGGGCGGAAAAATCGCACGTGCGTGCGTGGCTGGGGTTGGAGCCTCCGCTCGGTGAGTTGGACCTGGGGCCATACTTCACCTACTCCCGGGACAAGCTCGCCTTCGGCGTCGCCGTCACCCGGCTGCTTCCCCACCTGCAGGAGCTGCTCACCAGGGTGCAGGCCGAGGTCGCCGGTGTGCGGCGGCTGGCGTGTGACGAGATCGCAAAGCTGCCTGACGACGAGCGTGTCCAGTTGGTGGAGGCGTTGGTGGAGGTGCTGACGCGCCGACCAGGCGGGCCGGCCTTCGTCGCCGCGCTCGAACTCGCTGAGCGGGCGCCCGACACGCTGTCGGCCATTTGCGACGCCCTGATGCGGATCCCACCCGCGGCCGTCCCACGCGCACAGGCCGTGAACGCCGTCCGTCGCCTCCCTGCCAACAACCCCACGGTGTCCGCGCTGCTAGACCAGTGGGAAAACAGCGACGCCCCCGGTCTGAAAACCATGATCAGCACCGCCCGCGAAGCACAACGACTCAGCGGCCGACGCTGA